Sequence from the Bremerella volcania genome:
CATCGCAGCCGGGTATCCGTAGTACGGATCGGCGACGTAGTACTGGTTCATGACGTCGGGGTAGACGGGTGGGCTGGCATATTCGTTCGCCTGAGCCGTCGAGCCAACCGCCATCCAGCCTGCGGTCAGGACCAGGGCGAACAAACAAGTTGTTGCAATGCGTTTCATCCGATTGATAGCTCCTGCCAAGTGCGGCAATTAGGCAACCACGCTTTTGGCCGTGGATGGGTTCTTTTAGCTTCGCCATGTACATATGTCGGGAAACTGGTCCAAACCGCCACCACTGGGTACTTCGGCAATCTGCGCGGGTCAGATAAGTCCAGACCTTCCGTCCTTGGTTAAATCGGCTATTCCGGTGGGTAGTCTGAGTCTTTATGAAGCTATCATGCCAAAAACCCCTATTCTTCCGAGTATGACAGTCATCCCCAATCTCCAGATCCTGCCGCTATCCCCGTAACCGACAAACTTTACTACAATCGTCGATTCAATCCTCTCCAGTCCCCTCTCCCTTGGGAAGGGAGAGGGGACACGATTTCATAAGAATCTCAGTCCGCGACCACAGGAGTTTCCACGTTGTCGGAAGGCGCCACCACTACTGCGAACGGAACCGCAAAGCGTAAGAAGTCTGCTCCCCGCCGCGCGACGGCCGAAACGATGGCCAAGAAGCAGCGCGAGATCTCGGTGAGCGAGTTCTTCGCCAAGAATCGCCATATGCTGGGTTTCGACAACCCGCGCAAGGCCCTGCTGACGACCATTAAGGAAGCCGTCGATAACTCGCTCGACGCGTGCGAAGAAGCAGGCATTCTGCCGGAAATCTGGGTACACGTCGAACAGACCGGCGAAAGCCGCTACAAGGCCGCCATCCAGGACAACGGGCCAGGCATTCTCAAGAAGCAAATCCCGCTGATCTTCGGCAAGCTGCTGTACGGCTCGAAGTTCCACCGCCTGCGCATGAGCCGCGGCCAGCAAGGGATCGGCATCAGTGCCGCTGGTATGTATGCCATTCTGACGACCGGCAAGCCGATTAAAATCGTCAGTAAAACAGGTGCCAAGAAGCCTGCCCACTACTACGAATTGCGGATCGATACCAAGGTCAACAAGCCCGAGATCCTTAACGGCAAGGGAGACGGCGAAGACATCCCGCCCGGCGAAAAAGGGGAGAAGTACATCGAAGACCACGGCATCGAATGGGTCACCCATCACGATCCCGAGAAGCCCGATGCCAAGCCCAAACCGATCGTTTCCGGCACGCGAGTCACGCTCGACCTGGAAGCCAAGTACCAGCGCGGCAAAGGAAGCGTCGACGAATACCTCGAGCAAACGGCCATCGCCAACCCGCACGTCACGCTGCACTACATCGACCCCAGCGGCAATCAGAAAACGTACCACCGTTCGACCGACGTCTTGCCGCCGGAAGCGACCGAAATCAAGCCGCACCCGTACGGGGTCGAGCTGGGCCGGTTGGTTTCGATGTGCAAGGAAACGACCGAATCGAGCCTGTCCGGCTTTTTAACTACGTCGTTCTCGCGCGTCAGTCCTTCGATCGCCAAGCAGATCTGCGACAAGGCCAAGCTCAGCACGCGGATGCGGGTGAAGCGGATCGATCGCGACCATGCCGAGCACCTGTACGCGGCGATTCAAGACACGAAGATCTCGAACCCGACGACCGACTGCATCGTGCCGATCGGCGAAGAGCAACTGCTCAAAGGTCTGCATAGCGTGGTGCCGGCCGAGTTCTACGCCGCCGCGACCCGTCCGCCGGCCGTTTACCGGGGCAATCCATTCCAGATCGAAGTCGCCCTGGCTTACGGCGGCAACGTCGAAACGCAGAAGATCACCAAGGATCTGCTGAAAGAACTGCTGTACGAAACCGATGCCCGCACCGTGCGGCAGTTTTTGATCCTCACGTTCAATGGCCTTGGCCCCGATGCGGCCGACAAGATCATCAAGCAGTCGAAGGTCGGCACGCGAAAGAGCCCCAACAAGCTCAAGCCGAAGGAGATCGACCACCTCTTCGAAGCGATGCAGAACGTCAACGTCAACGAGGGGCAGTCGATGCAGGTTTACCGGTACGCCAACCGCGTGCCGCTGCAGTTCCAGCACGGCGACTGTGCGATCACCAAGACCATCGCCCAGACCAACTGGCGTTCGTATGGCCTTTCGCAGTCGCGCGGCAACTTGCCCAGCGGCCCGGTCACCATCATGGTACACATCGCCAGCGTCTGGGTTCCCTTCACCAATCAGGCCAAGGAAGCGGTTGCCAGCTACGATGAAATCCAGAAGGAAATGCGGCTCGCTTTGCAAACCGTCGGACGCAAGCTCGGCATGTTCCTCCGCCGCCGCATGAAAGTGAAGCAGCAGGCGGACCGCCGCAGCATCTTCCGCCGTTACCTGGGCGAAGTCGCCCAGGCCGTCAGCGACATCAACGGTACCGATAAGGAAGACATCTACGAAAAGCTACTGGAAGTCGCCAAGAAGAAGACGGCCGAAGCGGACATGGTCCTCGACGAAAGTGGCAAGGCCGTCGATCCGTCGCTCGCCAATTACGGCGGCGGCGTGCTGATCGTCGACAAAGATGACGACGCGATGCTGGCCGACATGCTCAATCGGCCGACCGAGTCAGAAACCAGCGCGGCGGCTTCGGACAAGCCGAAGAGCAAACAGACCGATTTGTTCGACGAAGAAGACGGCGACGAAGATTAGCCGTGTCGTGACAAGACGCAATCACGCAGGTCATTCTGGGCCGTGAGTTGACGGCTGCAATGGTTCTCATAACTCGCTTAATTTTCTCAACACTTATCCGCCACTCTAGGGGCTTCTGTCGTAAAGGTTTTCTAGAGTCTGGATATCTTTCACCATCGGATCCCCCCTCCGGTATTGTGGGCGGTGCCATGCCGGTTAGCACGTTACGGACAATTCTTCTCTTTTCCTGATTAAATTGCATTGACACAAACTCTTCAAGGAGATATCACGGGATAGTGGGCGTATTGCCCCATTTTCATTTTTATCCCGTTCTCCTGCGTCTTTACTAAGGACTTCCCCATGAAAAAGCGAGCCTTCACGCTCGTCGAGCTGCTGGTGGTCATTGCCATTATTGGCGTTCTGATTGCCCTCTTACTGCCTGCGGTTCAGCAGGCACGCGAAGCTGCGCGGCGCATGCAATGCAACAACAATCTCAAGCAAATCGGTCTGGGCCTGCACAATTTCCATGACACGTTCGGCGAATTTCCCGCCGCTTACAGCTTCAACGATCAGGCCAACGCGGCCGCGTGGGTCAAAGCCTGGGGCTGGGGCGCACGGATCTTGCCATTCATTGAGCAATCAGCCCTGCACGATCAGTTGGGTGTGACGACCCAAGAATTCAACACGCTTTTGCCGGGCAACAACTCTTCCAGCTGGCCAGCCGCAGGGGTTGCCCTGATGCGAACGCCTCTGGACGCGTACATCTGCCCCAGCGATCCCGGCGACGACATCAACACTTCGGTCGACTTCTGCCATACCGGAGGTCCCGATACGACCAAGCCTGCCAAAAGCAACTACGCCGGCGTGATGGGACACTACACGACCAACTGGAATGCATCGGCCACGGCCGCCGTCCCTAACAAGCACGGTATGATGAATCCTCAGAAGGGGATCCGCATGGCCGACATCACCGATGGAACCAGTAACACGTTTGCCATTGGCGAACGCGACTCTCTGCATCACGCAGCCTACTGGGTTGGCACCGGCAATGTGAACTCCGAAGACTCCTGGTCTTCCCCTAAGGCTATCGGTCGTACGTTTGGCCAAAAGGTAAATCAGCCGCTGGTGGGACGTTTCTACCTGGCGTTCTCCAGTCTGCACCCAGGCGGCGCGAACTTCCTCTATGCCGACGGCAGCGTTCATTTCATCAGCGAAACGATCGACTCCCGCGAAGGGCTCAAGAACGACGGTAACCCGGCTGCCTGGTACGACTCGTACGACTCGCTCGATAAGTCGACTGTCGGCGTTTATCAGAAGCTGGGCCTGCGCGATGACGGCCAGCCTCTTGGTTCGTACTAAACACGCAGGGAGGTTTTCACATGCACAAGATGACACTACGCGCCTGCGGGCTCTCTAAGCTACTGTCCGCTGTCCTTTTGGCAGCGGCGGTCGGTTGCGGTGGCAGCGGTTTGCCGTCATTAACCGGTACGGTCACAATTGACGGCAAACCGGCGCCAGCCGGTGTGGCGATTCAGTTCTCACCCATCGCTGAAGGAGGCTCCCCTTCCTACGCACAGACCGATGAACAGGGAAAGTACGAGGCCCAGTTCTCGTTCAACAAGACAGGCATCCAGCCTGGCGAGCACTCGGTCAAACTGATCCCCGGCTCGGTCGTAACCCCGATGCCGGAGATCGGCCCCGATGGCCGCCCGGTCGGACCACCGCCCAAGAACCCTTTGGCAAATCTCCCCAAATCTTACTGGGAAGAGATCGAAGTGATTCAGGTCGATGCCGGCAGCAACACGCATGATATTGCGCTAGTGTCGGAGTAAGAGACTAAACCCGAGCCGTGTGATTACACATTCT
This genomic interval carries:
- a CDS encoding DNA topoisomerase VI subunit B — its product is MSEGATTTANGTAKRKKSAPRRATAETMAKKQREISVSEFFAKNRHMLGFDNPRKALLTTIKEAVDNSLDACEEAGILPEIWVHVEQTGESRYKAAIQDNGPGILKKQIPLIFGKLLYGSKFHRLRMSRGQQGIGISAAGMYAILTTGKPIKIVSKTGAKKPAHYYELRIDTKVNKPEILNGKGDGEDIPPGEKGEKYIEDHGIEWVTHHDPEKPDAKPKPIVSGTRVTLDLEAKYQRGKGSVDEYLEQTAIANPHVTLHYIDPSGNQKTYHRSTDVLPPEATEIKPHPYGVELGRLVSMCKETTESSLSGFLTTSFSRVSPSIAKQICDKAKLSTRMRVKRIDRDHAEHLYAAIQDTKISNPTTDCIVPIGEEQLLKGLHSVVPAEFYAAATRPPAVYRGNPFQIEVALAYGGNVETQKITKDLLKELLYETDARTVRQFLILTFNGLGPDAADKIIKQSKVGTRKSPNKLKPKEIDHLFEAMQNVNVNEGQSMQVYRYANRVPLQFQHGDCAITKTIAQTNWRSYGLSQSRGNLPSGPVTIMVHIASVWVPFTNQAKEAVASYDEIQKEMRLALQTVGRKLGMFLRRRMKVKQQADRRSIFRRYLGEVAQAVSDINGTDKEDIYEKLLEVAKKKTAEADMVLDESGKAVDPSLANYGGGVLIVDKDDDAMLADMLNRPTESETSAAASDKPKSKQTDLFDEEDGDED
- a CDS encoding DUF1559 family PulG-like putative transporter, with amino-acid sequence MKKRAFTLVELLVVIAIIGVLIALLLPAVQQAREAARRMQCNNNLKQIGLGLHNFHDTFGEFPAAYSFNDQANAAAWVKAWGWGARILPFIEQSALHDQLGVTTQEFNTLLPGNNSSSWPAAGVALMRTPLDAYICPSDPGDDINTSVDFCHTGGPDTTKPAKSNYAGVMGHYTTNWNASATAAVPNKHGMMNPQKGIRMADITDGTSNTFAIGERDSLHHAAYWVGTGNVNSEDSWSSPKAIGRTFGQKVNQPLVGRFYLAFSSLHPGGANFLYADGSVHFISETIDSREGLKNDGNPAAWYDSYDSLDKSTVGVYQKLGLRDDGQPLGSY